GGCGACTCCACCAGGCGCAGGTGCGCTCGGGCAAGTCCGTAAGGAGTGTCGAGCTCGAGGATCCAACGAGCCTAGCCTCCAGCTCACGGGACAGGGCGCTCGTCATCGCTCGCGGGCCGGTCGCGCGGCGGACGCGTCCGGCGGGTGAGGATGCGCCGCTCTGGTTTGTGGGGCTCTCGCTCGATCGTCAGACACGAGAGGCTTCACGCGGTGGGCGGGCGTTCGAGTTGACGCGGACTGAGTACGCGCTGCTCGAGCTGTTCATGCGCAACCCGCGCCAGGTGCTGGCGCGGGAGCTGATCATGGAGCGGCCGCACGCACACGCCAACGATCGACTACATCGAACGCAGGATGAAAGACGGCAAGTCTCGCCGCGAAGCGATCCGCTGCCTCAAGCGGTACCTCGCCCGCAACCTCTACTGGCTACTCGAGAACCCGCCACCCGCGACTTGACAAACATAGAAGCATCACCGGGTCCGGGTCTCGACTGTGGGCTCGCCAGGGCGGTGGTCGGCCACGGCGACTGCATCGCGGCAACCGCTCGAGGTATCGGAACCCGAATCGTTTAATCGGTGCTCACTCACGCGTCTTGAGTGATCTTGGAGCTCAGGCGAGGTCGAAGCGGTCGAGGTTCATCACCTTGACCCACGCCGTGACGAAGTCGTGCACGAACTTCTCGCGGGCGTGGTCGCTGGCGTAGACCTCTGCGAGTGCGCGGAGCTCGGAGTTCGAGCCGAACACGAGGTCGACGCGGCTGCCGGTCCACTTGAGCTCGCCTGTCGCGAGATCCCGGCCCTCGAAGGCGTCCTCGGACGTCGCCGTCCAGGTGGTGCCCAGATCGAGCAGGTTCACGAAGAAGTCGTTCGTCAGTGTCTCGGGCGTCGAGGTGAAGACGCCGGGCGGGGACTGCTTGGCGTTCGCGCCCAGGACGCGCAGACCACCCACGAGGACGGTCATCTCGGGGGCACTGAGGGTCAGCAGGTTCGCGCGGTCGAGCAGGAGGTAGTCGGCCGGCAGGCGGTGCCCCGGCCGGAGGTAGTTGCGGAACCCGTCGGCGGTCGGCTCGAGCGCGGCGAACGACTCCACGTCGGTCTGCTCCTGCGACGCATCCGTCCGTCCCGGCGCGAAGGGCACCTCGACGTCGTGGCCGGCGCTGCTGGCGGCCACCTCGACGGCCGCCGATCCGCCGAGCACGATCAGGTCGGCGAGCGAGACCCTCTTGCCTTCGGTCTGGGAGCTGTTGAAGGCGTCCCGGATCTCCTCCAGGGTGCGTAGCACCGTCCCCAGCTGGTCGGGGTCGTTCACCTCCCAGCCGTTCTGGGGCTCGAGGCGGATGCGTGCCCCGTTGGCGCCGCCGCGCTTGTCGCCGCCGCGGAACGTCGATGCCGACGCCCATGCGGTCGAGACTAGCTGGGAGACCGACAGCCCCGAGGAGAGGATCCGGTTCTTGAGCTCGGCGACCTCCTCGGGCCCGACCAGCTCGTGGTCGACCGCCGGGAGCGGGTCCTGCCACAGCAGGATCTCGCTCGGGACCTCGGGCCCGAGGTAGCGCGCGGCGGGACCCATGTCGCGGTGGGTCAGCTTGAACCATGCCCGCGCGAAGGCGTCGGCGAGCTCGTCGGGGTGCTCGAGAAACCGCCGCGAGATCGGTTCGTAGACCGGGTCGAACCGGAGCGCGAGGTCCGTTGTCAGCATCGTCGGGAGGCGCTTCCGCGTGGCGTCGTAGGGGTCGGGGATGATCGCCTCGGCGTTCTTCGCCACCCACTGGTGTGCGCCCGCTGGGCTCACGGTGAGCTCCCACTCGTAGCCGAAGAGGATCTCGAGGAAGCTGTTGCTCCACCGTGTCGGCGTCGTGGACCAGGTGACCTCGAGGCCGCTCGTGATCGCGTTCGGCCCCTTTCCGGTGCCGAAGCTGCTCTTCCAGCCGAGGCCCTGCTCCTCGAGCGGGGCGCCCTCGGGCTCGGGCCCGACGTAGGGGAGGGGGTTGGCCGCGCCGTGGGTCTTGCCGAACGTGTGCCCGCCGACGATCAGCGCGACCGTCTCTTCGTCGTTCATCGCCATACGGCGGAACGTCTCGCGGATGTCTGTCGCCGCGGCGAGCGGGTCCGGGGTGCCGTTCGGCCCCTCCGGGTTCACGTAGATGAGGCCCATCTGGACGGCGGCCAGGGGGTTCTCGAGCTGGCGGTCGTCGCCGGTGTAGCGCTCGTCGCCCAGCCAGGCTGTCTCGGGACCCCAGTAGACGCCCTCGTCGGGCTCCCAGACGTCCTCGCGACCGCCGGCGAAGCCGAAGGTCTTGAAACCCATCGACTCCAGCGCCACGTTGCCGGCGAGGATCATCAGATCCGCCCAGGAGAGCTTCTGCCCGTACTTCCTCTTGACCGGCCACAGCAGC
The window above is part of the Acidimicrobiales bacterium genome. Proteins encoded here:
- the katG gene encoding catalase/peroxidase HPI, translated to MSDIPDAVVGEMNEENGSGCPVANGRAPHPTQGEGNRGWWPNRLNLKILAKNPAVANPLGEEFDYAEAFTSLDLAAVKHDIEDVLTTSQDWWPADHGHYGPFIIRMAWHSAGTYRTSDGRGGAGSGQQRFAPLNSWPDNANLDKARRLLWPVKRKYGQKLSWADLMILAGNVALESMGFKTFGFAGGREDVWEPDEGVYWGPETAWLGDERYTGDDRQLENPLAAVQMGLIYVNPEGPNGTPDPLAAATDIRETFRRMAMNDEETVALIVGGHTFGKTHGAANPLPYVGPEPEGAPLEEQGLGWKSSFGTGKGPNAITSGLEVTWSTTPTRWSNSFLEILFGYEWELTVSPAGAHQWVAKNAEAIIPDPYDATRKRLPTMLTTDLALRFDPVYEPISRRFLEHPDELADAFARAWFKLTHRDMGPAARYLGPEVPSEILLWQDPLPAVDHELVGPEEVAELKNRILSSGLSVSQLVSTAWASASTFRGGDKRGGANGARIRLEPQNGWEVNDPDQLGTVLRTLEEIRDAFNSSQTEGKRVSLADLIVLGGSAAVEVAASSAGHDVEVPFAPGRTDASQEQTDVESFAALEPTADGFRNYLRPGHRLPADYLLLDRANLLTLSAPEMTVLVGGLRVLGANAKQSPPGVFTSTPETLTNDFFVNLLDLGTTWTATSEDAFEGRDLATGELKWTGSRVDLVFGSNSELRALAEVYASDHAREKFVHDFVTAWVKVMNLDRFDLA